Below is a genomic region from Papilio machaon chromosome 11, ilPapMach1.1, whole genome shotgun sequence.
tgcgaatgttacgACGGATAGATGACTGGAcggttggatggatgggtgtttgtaagaaggtatatccagaacgactcaacggatcttgctaAAATTGGACATAGatgtctggaagaatacataggctaatattaagttattttttgattccgtgcgaacggagtcgtgggcgacagctagtacattatatttatcaattaaacaaCTTGTATAGAAAGAAGCAACGAATGCAaagaataaagttaaaataacctTTGGAATTCTGAGCAGAAGTAGAGAGTTTAATGACGCCTGACGCCATCTCCAACTTATACAAACAACTGTGCTCCGTCTCGGGCGAAATGGCGAAGAATTTCGCTAAATGGTTAAACCTGCATCATTCAAAAAGCCATGCCTTGCTgttacactttttaataaaattttacgattACTTTGTATTTCAAATCTAGCAGCAAGGTTTtgatcatctatatatataaaagaaagttgtgttagttacaccatttataactcaagaacggctgaatcgatttgactgaaaattggtgggcaggtagcttagaaccaggaaacggacataggataatttttaccccgttttctatttatttttttattccgcgcggacggagtcgcgggtaaaagctagtttgtaataaaagatCATTAGTAAATTTCAGGTAGTTCTGATAAACTTgaagacaaaaataatgtaagcCGCACAATTTTAACTGTGGTTcagttatataacattttaatgcttTTGACGGACTGAAAATATGGcttgttttatgaaaatgttatttttggcGGTCTAATTGCAGACCTTTGCGGGTCCTGATATAAACCGTCGACTGTCCGTTGACTATCCGGACCGATTTacgttgttaaataaaataataatgatctTTGGTGTTAGTTGTCTAGGTaacattgaattaatattCCTAGAAATTATTGCACTTAACTATAGACATTGCTGTGGCTGACTAAAATCCCAATCTGTAACTTTTCAACATGTTTTTTAGTTgtgtctaaatataaatttaatattaaagcacATTCTTGCTAAAAAGTTTGTAAACAGACTGgaactttaatatttcaatgtctgTCTCAAGAAGTGGAGCCTGTGGCTTAACTTTGCCTAATATAACTTACACTGCAagagtttaaaaaagttttaataattggaAAATATCTTAATCTATATTTGTGAGAGATTCttgctatttttaataagcatTTTCTTTCATTCATGAAAACTATTTTGGTAGGCTGTTCTAAAGACCAATGTAGGGCGAAGATTTTTGGcccaaatttttatatctaatatattttttaatatataatccAGGTTCACATTAAAATAGTAGCTTAGCTGCTCGTTAGactgtgaaatattttttatattgcaaacaATGAAACTTAGTTTCGCTTGTTTTACAAATGCCACACTTACTCACTGTACcatgaaaataattgaaatccACCGAAGTGagcttgaatttttttttgagttttcTCTCTAGAAGTTCTTtcacttgtaatataaaagtattttattatttttacattaatatgtaatagtaataagcattaaacatatttaaatgttattccaCCGACATTATGATACATAAGGCACTTCTTCAGTTTGTAACTAAACTCAGCACATGTTGGAAGAGATATATGAAATGAGCagagtattattatattttaaacttccAAATTCGTCGTATGAAACTTTCCGCAAGATTCTGACTTAAGAAACAGtgggtttattaatttattccatTAAAGATACGTActgaaaaagaaatgttatgttttatatataattttcttattacgTTAAAATGAATGGAATGAGATACGAAACAGTTTTTTACATTAGGATTAACGTCACCAAATAGTGCTTACCggaaatatgttatttttgctGATACTTTAAGTTGCGTAATTaagttcaatttataatagttaaaaaataatgagtctgtatgcaaattattttttcctgGCTGAGATTTTCATTATGCTTTTTACACTTAAGCCGcatgttcatttaattaatttcgagTGAAAGAGTCCATTAGAGTTTACACGTAGCAGTTTTTAGTTGGTGCCTTTTTAAATGGGGACAGCAGcatctttgtaatatttttgttttagaatataaatacTGTTTACGTTAGAAAGAAATTTACCAATGTGTTTACAGAAGATGTGTTTGCGAAATCAAATCTCTCTAGCAAATTAAATGTCGAAGATCACCACATTATGGTAGGTTTCTTTGTTGTAAACCGGCGAAAAACAACACTGGAGATTGTCGAGaggttaaatttattaaattcaactttTAATGACCACTTGACCTGTCTGTTTCATTTCGAAACTATTTGTTTGGaatttatttggaaaaaaagcgattttccaaataaatctataccaattttgttgattttgaCTGCACGAAAACGTTCCGTTATTATTGTTGCGGCAACACCGGCCCCGGGCTTGTGTGGCCATTGCGCACAGCGCAaccttttttgtatgtttatttttctttactttttcttgttggcattttattcattgttttctcacttcaataaaaaaacatcagtCTTGTAACAAAAAgcaatacatataaaaatacataatagtCTATCGAAGGCTTCAGAAcatcaataattatgtaaaatttacgaAATTGTCAATTACGATGTTGCGCGAACCTTGTTTGTTCCGACTAGTGTTTTCATCGTTTTCTTTTCGATTTAAAACCTTTTACTGAAtgtattattctttttattgattaaatgattaattttgatgaaataatgaaaaaggTTTTAAGTGTGCACATAAGTTTACATAATCTtttcttaaaagtaaaattcagATTGTGTTTAGGGAATACACAAAtattggtttatttaaattcgaaTGGACGTCTAAATGGAAAATGTTTGAGCACTGAATTCAAGGTACACTTTTTCCTTTGACTAGCAAGGACGATTTTTAATCCTCCAGGgaaatcgaaaaatatttcaatatttgacAATTTAGGTATCTCCGAACTAGATGCCTAAAAGTTAAATATGCTACTAACAACTGGGAATAGGatcttttatcttaataatataaataaatgttaacgtaagattattattcagataaatttgaaatatacgaTGTAGATTATTTACGAAGTATAGCGTATTCCGCATCAGCACTGTTTATTTTCcggttaatttaaataacaaatgctTTTCGCTGGGCTTAAGGTGATACGAAACGGCTCGGTTTCGGTTATTccgttgatttaaaataatttcttataatgaatgaaagcatataaaaatacaaaaattatataaaatattttatggtaaacatttatcgtaaacataaaattaataggaTAATATTTAATGCCGCGGATAAGATGAACAAatgatttaaaactttttgccACCTAATATCGACCTAACTCAGGATTACGGACGTAGGtgcttatttttatcaaattttttatttttgttctttagAATGACTTTTTAGAAGTGGTTTTTTTAGAAGAATAATATCGGtgaatagataaaattaaattcataaatgaatttatataaaaataagaactCATTGCTTacctttagaaaaaaaattaacgtatTTTCTATaggatttaattaatataattcgTAGTACATAGTTGTAGGTTTGACTCAACATAAGCGTTTGATTCATCTTAATTACTtagtgcaaaataaaaatagtcatGTCAATTTTTCATCTGGGAATGTCCAAGCAAAAGATAGTTTATTCCGACCTGCgccgtttttttaattgaataaaagtttataaatcaaagtaacatttgatttaatatttattaattccacGTGAACGAAGTCGTGGGCaacagataatatttaaatacaagatATATAGTGAGTGAAAGATGAGTAAATTACACTTCGCAATTCTGGTAATGTCAATCAACCTTTATACATTCGCAACATTATGACCTGTTCGCAAGATGAAGGAAAACgagaaaaaataagtttttacttactttttctttGGCTAAACGTTATGTGGCAACTAGTAACCATAAAGAATTTTCTTAAGATAACGTAGATATTTTTGTAGAAGAACtgctataatatttaattaggaaCAAATTAATTCGCATATTAAGAGCTGTAATATTAAGTAGATTTAATAAGCTTTTTTTccttaacagtggtagacgtcagcaacaaaAACTTCTGTTGCACCAATGGGTCGGCTCGCCCGGGGCAATACCACGACAGGCTtcagtggaagcaattccgcgtttcgtctgctGAGTgtggtcgcttgctcgtttgccaccttatgatataaaaaagatgaCTTTAATCTTTTTCAAAGCGAATAAGaaagtaagttaaaatattccGCCTGACTCTGTTTGCGTAATTTGCTTGTTCTAAAATCTTTTAACAGTTAATTATCTTGTTTCAAAGGGTAAGCCACTCATAAAGCAATGTCGAACTCAACTATTCCTatcgtttaattaaacaatggataaatgtttttatgtttcattttactttgttttaatctctgaaatagtcacatattaaattatgccTTTTCCTCGACACATGGGATttaagaaaagagaaaaatataacataaaagattttataattaaagctTTTTCCCTATGCAGGCTTGAGTtagattgttataattttaaaggtaaGCCCACGAGATTTTCACGtttctattttacttttatttttattccaacgACTGAATTTCACTGACTAGTACACGGACagtaaaaagatataattcaTAGGATTAATTCGTCGGTAAAGTAACGGCTTCATTGATTTCTATCTTCCGCtgtattctatataaataaaaatcaatgtttgtttgttggtTCCTGAAACCGTTCCCCATGActgatgattttatttttattatgtattttgacgttgtttaattttgatatagtAAAGCATGACAGAtagtttctaataaaacaaattgtcttAACACTTACATCTCCAGACGTAGCTCTTCGTTATAGTATAGACTTACTAtccaaagttaaaagttgcggagactggtagatttttagttattgaataaataaaatcgtattttaggTTAGATTTCCACTACTTTTGacgtaactttgacagttttatttaaaaaatgggcaaaggcttttattttatacagccataagtcatgtatgctgcttaaataaattaaaaaaatactctatttaattcgattaaagttttttaaaccaaacatattatttattttaatttttaaagcgaaatgttatctttaattgattaaaaataataaaaatctgacatttacattgtttaattatttcataattttgaagaCACGGAACGCAAAACTACGAAGtagcaaagagtatgtaactacTTCGTAGTATACTAGCGAAAtagttacatactctttggcaTTATCCATCAACGATTTTTCAGATGCTTCCTGTAAATTCAGTTCTTTGTAAATTTGAATTGTAAGGTTGGATTTGAGTCACAGAACCGAATCAGTCAACCCCGACTTCACGTGGTACTTTCTGCCCTACCCCTAGAGTGTTTATGAAAAGCCGGAGGCGCGGAGGGGGAGCAGCCCCCGCCTTGGTACGCTAAGGCGGAGGGGCTGCTCATCCCATAGCGCCGAAGACGTTGCAAATTTCTCTTGTTAGGGAATCAAATTCTGcctatttcatatgtttttttgttattttttttaatttacttaagcagcatacatgacttatggctgtataaaataaaagccttTGAccactaataataaaaactgtcaaagttacaTCAAAAGTAGTGGAAATAACTAAcctaaaatttattcaataactaaaaaactaccagtctccgcaacttttaattttggctagtaagtccttagatataattgtgttcgccataaaagctacaatcgccaactcgaccgtcaataatgtatattttaacccAATTAAAACTTGTAGGTGCCCctttgtcaatgtcaaaaaactgCAATAATATCCTTATGGGACTCTAATaacaatcaataataattgtcTATGACTTTATGTCATTGTACTGTCGTAAGATCTGTATTTTTTcctaaattaaacaaatttaaatttagtattgtTTTCATACACAAATAGAATTGAAAAGCTTAtctaaaaaattttaaaataattattttcagatttcgactaaatctattttctatttaatatgttgGATAGTTGTTTCACTCTAACATTTGCGATAGAAGTCGTATTAAATGAAGAAAATTCTCAGAATGACAACTTAAGTATGGACTGGACGGAATTAGGGCCGTGTAGCCAAGGTTTAAGGCTTCACTACACATTATATCAAGGCTATACGTATGACCTAGATGTTCTAATGTGGTCGAATGCTGGTAAAGTATGTAacttttgtttacaattaGGTATATTTGAAGTGATTctaaattacaaaactattttaaatagcttgcactattaaaatttaagtttcatGAGTTTCATAAGTTTGAATTCGACGGCCATAAGTTAGTTTTGCAAgattactagatttttatgGTGATGCTAGACATCGTGAAGCAATCACCACTCCGCTCCACCAATCTGCAGAAAAAAGATGTGTGAAGACAACCAATCCGCACAGGGCCGGGCCAGCGTTGGTGCTCAGACCTGGTCATTTTTAGCTTGGATAGGCTCCGAGCAACTTTATTGGGGACGTGTATAAGCTGACGGcattacattatttgtacACAGTTACTTTGACAACATTGTTTTCATGCTGGCGGAAACTTTCTTCCCCGAGGATTCACTCGGGGATGACGACGCGGCCCACACAGAAATGAGAAAGACAGCCGAAACAGTAAATGGGGGGTCACATAATGAAATATGTGACCCGCCCTTCACTAGGCATGAGCTCATGTGGGCCGCGTCCAGTTTCAACCCCAAAAAAGCCCCTGGTCCCGACGGCCTCACGGCGGACATCTGCCTGGCTGCCATCACTCTGGATCCAGAGCTGTTCCTGGCGATAGCAAATCGCTGTCTGGCGCTGGCGTGTTTCCCCAGGAGATGGAAAGAGGCAGTGGTTGCAGTGCTTAGGAAACCCAATAAGGAGGACTACACGCACCCCAGATCGTACCGGCCTATAGGACTCTTGCCCATTATGGGCAAGGTCCTAGAGAAGATGCTGGTACGGCGGGTCCGCTGGCACACTGCGCCAATGATCAGCCGCCACCAGTACGGCTTCATGCCGCAACGCGGTACCGAAGACTCCCTCTATGACATGATTCAGCACATTCGAGCCGAAGTTGAAAAACGGAGGCTCGTTGTGCTGATATCATTAGACATAGAGGGAGCCTTCGATAACGCCTGGTGGCCGGCTGTGAGGTGCAGCTTAGCCGAGACTCGGTGCCCCGTAAACCTGAGGCGCCTATTCGACCACTACTTTAGTGACAGAATAGTGCGCGTCAGGTATGCGGGGTCCGAGTGGACCCGAAAGCCGACCAAGGGGTGCGTGCAGGGCTCCATTGGGGGTCCTACGCTCTGGAACCTACTGCTGAATCCGCTCCTGGTGGAACTGAGGGAGATGGGCGTCCGCTGCCAAGCGTTTGCCGACGATGTGGTTCTGATGTTCTCGGGCAACAGCACCGCGGACATACAAGGTGCCGCCAATGTGGCTCTCGACCACGTTCAGGGGTGGGGAGTCCGTAATAAGCTAAAGTTTGCAGCCCATAAGACCCGGGCCATGGTTTTCACCAGAAAGCGTAAATACGACTCCCCACGTCTGAGCATGGGAGGGGGACACATTGAGCTGGTCACCAGCATGAAGATCTTGGGGTTGACAGTTGACGATAAGCTCACTTTTAACAAGCACATTGAAAATGTTGCAATAAAAGTGCAAAAGCTCTATCGTCAACTGTCAACCGCCGCTAGGATATCATGGGGACTGAACCCCGAGATCATCAGAACCATATACGTCGCGGTAGTGGAGCCCATCGTCCTCTACGCCGCCAGTGTGTGGGCGCCGGCGGCACGGAAGAAGACTACTCAAAAGTTGTTAGACCGGGTGCAGCGCGGGTTCGCTCAAAAAATCGTAAGGGCCTATAGGACGGTCTCTCTAAACGCTGCCGTAGCACTCGCTGGCCTGCTTCCTCTGGACCTACGGGTACAAGAAGGGCCACAGCCAGCGAGTGCTGCGGGACCGAGATTTGGAGAGACCGACAAAGTACGAAGAGGCCGAGCACCCCGCCCACCTGGAAGGGCTGCAGTTCGACTGCCTGACGGACGGTGACGAAGTTGCGCAGCGAGCTACCGTCGATGTAAGAATTTACACCGACGGGAGCAAAATTGACGGCAGAGTCGGCGCGGCGATATCCATATGGGATGGCGCCGCGGAGACTTCCTGCCGGAAATTAAAGCTGGGGAACTTCTGCACCGTATATCAGGCGGAACTGTATGCCCTATATGAGGCCGTGAAGTTTGTAGTTAGGAGCCCCTCAAGGAGGTTTGGTATTTACTCCGACTCCAGGTCCGCCCTAGAGTCGCTGCGAAGTATCGAGTCCCTCCACCCCCTCGTAGGGAAAATAAGGAAAATGGTGAAAGGTTGTGTGGAAGTGGGGAAGGAAGTGAGACTGAATTGGATAAAAGCGCACGTGGGGGTGGAGGGAAACGAGAGGGCGGACCAACTTGCAAAACAAGCGGCAGTCGGAGTAAAGACCAAACCTCATTACGACAAAGTCCCTGTTTCATTCGTCAAGCGACAACTCCGATTGGACTCGCTTGACGAGTGGAACAGGCGCTACAAAGAGGGAGTCACGGCCTCGACAACGAGAGTCTTCTTCCCTGACGTGATCAGCGCCTACCCAGTGCTCCGCAAGATAGAGTTGGACCCCGTGCTGGTACAAGTTTTAACAGGTCACGGGGGGTTCGCAGAATACTTACACAGGTTCAAGTGTAAGACGAGCCCCTCGTGCATCTGCGATCCGGCACGGGGCGAATCAGTGCTGCACGCCCTTGTAGAATGTCCTGTATTTGGTAGAAGTAGAGTAGATTTggaaactgaaataaaacagaaattagtattagaaaacataagtaaattaataagaagtaaAGAAAGCAGAGAAAAATTCATAGAGTATAGCAGAAAAATAGCaaacaaattaatagaaaggaataaaacataatccGAATGTTGTCGACcttagttaataaaaagttagcTAGTTACCGAATTAttgtgatattattttattttaattatttacattttagcCTTCGACATTAGCTGTAGTATtaggaaattttaattgtaaatatatctttattttttatattgtaatcttagcaacaaaaaaaaaatatatatatataaatgtactttttaacgtaatataaatgacatagatagaaattttattactcaattttattttatatagcattaagttttaaattagcactaagaaaatatgtattatattataagtaactagCATAAGAATTTTACGATTATCAATAAAGAACCCAAAAGTCTCTGGCCAAAAACATGCCAGGGGGagaacgagagggcggcatagcgccgcccacaaaaaacaaaaacaaaaaaaaaacattgttttcatttcatgAAAGATATGGTGTGGGAACAAATATGGTTGGGTGAGAACTTGGCAATTCTTTAATAAGCATTGGATGGTGTTCACTATACGACATAAGTTTCCAGTAAAAGTTGAAGAattccgccatcttgaaattGTCATAGTACCAACAGTCGGAGTTGGATCGTTAGGTATCAAGTAAGTTCTGTaccaattaaatatgtttgcaaataattttacctgtaaagaaatattttgttttttcttccTAGCGCAAGAAACGACaaggattttttaatattgattccACCTCTAGTGTTTGGCGAGCCTCGATATTTTGGAAAAATAGTGGAAAATGAAGAAGAGggtattattaaatcaattataaattacatttggaaaaatgttattaaatacattccAGCGTCGTGTTTTGATGGAGCATTCGATACTCCGTTATTAGTGTCaggtttgaatttattttttttacttcaatatgttgctttagtatttattacaattagaTCATCCATCActtgtaaaaattactaatgCACTAGTTTTCCGGGAACTTGAAATTCAGTATGCATACCGCACTATTTTCAAGCTGTAAAACTAGAATGTTCCTTTAAAAATCctgaaattattacttaaaatagacaaatatgcataaaatgaGTTAggtagtatgtttttttttacaatataaaaatagtaatttaagtatttaccATGTGTTCAGATGTTCGACATCAAGACGCAATCATAGGATTTATAAGAGAAACAATGTTGACATCTAACCTTCAATTCAATAACATTGGTGGAGATAGTGAATCATCGAAtcataaagataaattaaaaaagcctATGCCTGAATCGGAAAGTtataaactgaaaataaacGGAGAAGCCATTCTTGCTGGTGATTATTACATTTCCATTAAAAGACTAAAcatgtttacaaaacaaaaatgaaaaaggtcgaactaaaaatttcaataagctATATCGTCATCAGCTCACTTTACGTCTCCACTGAGGGGCCCTAGCCTACCCaaagttaagggtgactaagccatagtcaacaaaggttttgtataaaatatatacaagaaAAAGCAAGGTCAACAGAAagacataataatttagttctaTTTAACTTTGTTCAATTACTTCATTGAGTAATAGTTGACTCTGAATATTGCAGGGTCTGGAAAATTAAATCGATTTCTCGAAGTCGGACATCGTTCGACACTACACGGTCGCATTTTGACTGTAGTTAGTGCTAACAACTTGCCGGCACAAGACGATTTACCTATTATGTTCGTTAATATTCAAAACTTGGAGAATATACCTACAGATGAATTTCTAAAAGCCGggtaaattaataagaaaaaaacacctacacgtatttaaaatttattttcttcatctttaaattttttgtacgTTGCTTGAGATtcttagatttaatattttctttattacttttaaagcgAATAATCCCTTCTAACAAGTTCCCATTAATACCtatattagaaaactttattatcGATTTCTtttctacttattatttaatcttctACTTATTATTCCTGGTATGTCTCTtgcataaataaacatattgaaataatttctacCAGTAGAAGAACCAGTCCAGGGATACTGAGAACACTTTTCATACTGGCATAAATCACTCTTTAAAGTTgggaaaaaacaaatagataaaggcaaagataacattttatatttcaatttagtaTTCATCAAATTTATACACGTTGGAAAGTGGGAAAAACAGAGCATGATTCTGTGTTGCAAAATGTGACCACTGACATCAAAGTTGTATTTAATGACAACCATGTTATACCGATTGataaatcattaataattgatttatttaatgcaCTTATGGATAATGCCTTTGATGTGcaggtaaataaatattacttcttgttatgaataatttgttgtatttttctaGTGTAAGAAAATGtggatgttttaaaatgtaaatttattttcacctCAGTTgcgcggaattagaaaaaatccAGAGAtggaaaattttcaaaatttatttagtgtACAATCGAATAATACGACTTCTGGTTCTATGAATGTTAATAATGAAGAAGATATTCTTATAGCAGTCACTCGTATCGATGTCCGAGAATTGTCCAAAGGATCAAATAAAGTCATATCTGGAGAGTTCTCCTTGTATCCAGAACATACtgacatttcaaatttaagaAGTGACTGCACAAATGATATCAATGAAATATGTTCTATGCAAAAGAACAAGAATGGTTTTCAACCGCATATCGTACTTGATTCACAAATGATGCTTGAACTATCAATTGGTTTACTTGGATGTGAAATACATTTATGGAAAAGTTATTCCCGAGTTTATGCATTAGCTAAAAGCGCGAAAGTAGCATATGatgttttagaaaatattgaagAGTTGAATCAAAGAATACGCTCGAAAGAACATTATTTAACAGGATTTTACCTCGATACCGGTgacaaacatttcatttttatagaagGTGAAAAGAATAAGGATATTATCAAACTTTGGGAAGAAATTGAAGATTATTATCctaatgttatatgtaatttCTCTAGTTCAGATACCTATTTGGAGAGAATTTACCCAGGTACgcattttttagtttaatgttCTATCGAAAAGTAATATCGCTTTTGttcgattattaaaaaaactagcgTTAGTTAACTTTGTCCAAAGTGACTTATTAACGCCCACCATTTTTTtgtgcatttttaatatttcctgAAATATATTGCAGAAGACAAAAAACATTGTGTTGAACGTCCAGTCTGTATTGAAGCGACCGtacctttttaataaacattttctccTATatctctatttattatttttgtcataGCAACAATGCCttatgtgtatttattttataacaattctgtataatttatacattgtaatagatttttaatattacttaagcGTTTTGGATCTTTTTTCCAGTTAACAGCTTAATTGTCAGCGAGTTAATTCgtacatattttacatattttataattgggTTTCTTGTTGATAACGTTGAATGTTTTTGTTCCAGAAATGGTTACTTCTAATAGGCCTTtcgatgttttaaaaatgcgTGTATCGCTATCGTCTTTGTTGGCTTGCCCTCCAGTCTACGCCCTTCCTACGTTACCTTTGCCCTCACGAAcggtaaatattgtaattaaggGTCGACATGCACGGACTTCTTCCAGCAATGCTTGGCTACATGCGGTCGGCGTACGAgcgtcattttttttaatgacgaATGCAAACTGATTCCCCTGTACGGTGAATTTTAACCGCTGATCACATTATGCCACCCACTTGAAGGTGTCAATACCTACTGTTTAAAACTGTGCGTGTATTTAGACCCTAATTTATCTTAGAATTGCTAAATCTAATTTGCTAGATTGATGACAGTGCTTCTAGAAATAATGAACAtggaaatgcaataaaatgtcGAATAATCTGGTAATGATCAATGGCACTGACAAGGGACGGATATTTAGAgtgaattttgaaaataccctgaaatatgtttttgtttcaggCTATGATAAAGATAAGTCAAATAATATCtggaaaattaaacaaaacaccaTCTCGTAGGGATATGCCGACTGCGTCAGAATTACGAAGTTTCAAACTTGAACTATGTGCACCTTTACGATCATTTGTAACTAGagatttttcatttaactataaatatgattaaaaaatgtttttgagatgtctacgtttatttattaaaaacaacttgCGACGCTTTTGAAATAAGTTGAGATTGATTTTCCATTTGACATGATCATGAtgatgtagaaaaaaattgttgtttttattttgggtTTATTACAAAAGGATTATTGTCAAAGCGAGTAACTCAGCCTAATTAAGTGAAGAGTGGTTGTTTCTAGCTGTTTACTTCATTTggataaaaacatgtttcacTACGAAAAGGCCA
It encodes:
- the LOC123721410 gene encoding uncharacterized protein LOC123721410 — its product is MLDSCFTLTFAIEVVLNEENSQNDNLSMDWTELGPCSQGLRLHYTLYQGYTYDLDVLMWSNAGKIWCGNKYGWVRTWQFFNKHWMVFTIRHKFPVKVEEFRHLEIVIVPTVGVGSLGINARNDKDFLILIPPLVFGEPRYFGKIVENEEEDVRHQDAIIGFIRETMLTSNLQFNNIGGDSESSNHKDKLKKPMPESESYKLKINGEAILAGSGKLNRFLEVGHRSTLHGRILTVVSANNLPAQDDLPIMFVNIQNLENIPTDEFLKAGIHQIYTRWKVGKTEHDSVLQNVTTDIKVVFNDNHVIPIDKSLIIDLFNALMDNAFDVQLRGIRKNPEMENFQNLFSVQSNNTTSGSMNVNNEEDILIAVTRIDVRELSKGSNKVISGEFSLYPEHTDISNLRSDCTNDINEICSMQKNKNGFQPHIVLDSQMMLELSIGLLGCEIHLWKSYSRVYALAKSAKVAYDVLENIEELNQRIRSKEHYLTGFYLDTGDKHFIFIEGEKNKDIIKLWEEIEDYYPNVICNFSSSDTYLERIYPEMVTSNRPFDVLKMRVSLSSLLACPPVYALPTLPLPSRTAMIKISQIISGKLNKTPSRRDMPTASELRSFKLELCAPLRSFCF